In the genome of Solibacillus isronensis, one region contains:
- a CDS encoding Gfo/Idh/MocA family protein: MLKVGVIGGGSISEYHLKPYFENPNVEIVAICDSDERRLNALGKKYGVENLYLKVSEFLANEEIDAISICTWNNSHAEIAIQALQKNKHVLLEKPLSLSLDEAYAVEAAVKESNKILQVGYVRRFATNVGVLKKFIDAGELGEIYYAKASCIRRLGNPGGWFSDIKKSGGGPLIDLGTHMIDLCWYLMGKPKPISVSGNTYKKLGNRAHIENLSFYKAADYDAEHNDVEDLANALIRFENGASLYVDVSFTLHAKQDEVSVKLYGENGGAEVEPELTIIKEQHETILNITPQIDLLSFDFAGSFINEINHFVDCCINNVQPISTVEDGVEVTKMLAAIYESAATNQEIKL, translated from the coding sequence ATGTTAAAGGTTGGTGTAATTGGAGGAGGATCTATTTCCGAGTACCATTTAAAACCTTATTTTGAAAATCCCAATGTAGAGATTGTTGCGATTTGTGATAGTGATGAACGAAGACTGAATGCGTTAGGTAAAAAATACGGTGTAGAGAATTTATATTTAAAAGTGAGTGAGTTCCTTGCGAATGAGGAAATTGATGCAATCAGTATTTGTACATGGAATAATTCCCATGCAGAAATTGCAATCCAGGCACTCCAAAAAAACAAGCATGTTCTACTTGAAAAACCATTAAGTTTATCGCTTGATGAAGCTTATGCAGTTGAAGCTGCGGTAAAAGAATCGAATAAGATTTTACAAGTTGGCTATGTACGTAGATTTGCAACAAATGTAGGCGTTCTTAAAAAATTTATTGATGCAGGGGAACTGGGCGAAATTTATTATGCGAAGGCTTCATGCATACGCCGATTAGGCAATCCGGGCGGCTGGTTCAGTGATATTAAAAAATCCGGCGGCGGACCTTTAATTGATTTAGGAACGCATATGATCGACCTTTGCTGGTATTTAATGGGGAAACCAAAGCCGATTTCAGTTTCAGGTAATACGTACAAAAAGTTAGGGAATCGCGCCCATATTGAAAACTTATCTTTCTATAAGGCAGCTGATTATGACGCCGAGCATAATGATGTTGAAGACCTTGCAAATGCGCTCATTCGTTTTGAAAATGGTGCTTCCCTCTATGTGGATGTAAGTTTTACACTACATGCAAAACAGGATGAAGTATCCGTAAAACTTTATGGTGAAAATGGTGGTGCCGAAGTAGAACCGGAACTGACCATTATAAAAGAGCAGCATGAAACAATTTTAAATATTACACCACAAATCGATTTGTTAAGTTTCGATTTCGCAGGTTCATTCATCAACGAGATTAATCATTTTGTGGATTGCTGTATTAATAATGTGCAGCCTATTTCGACGGTAGAAGACGGGGTTGAAGTGACGAAAATGTTGGCGGCGATTTATGAATCAGCTGCAACAAATCAAGAAATAAAATTGTAG
- a CDS encoding zinc-dependent alcohol dehydrogenase, translating to MRRVKALQAHEGVVKIAEIAQPELFETGVLVETYYTAVSPGTERLLIEGSKQGVRQLGYSAVGKVKEIGQSVTTVQVGDIVACYGAPYVGHMERLVVPEILVAKCSAEVLPKHAAFAAHGTIAIHAIRQGQLQFGETVVVIGLGVLGQMIAKICAAASYDVICYEPNVKRAEMLKGTPGVEVFSDLKEMEQHILDYTKGHGVDAVLLCAGGKHSETTPRSLEWVRKQGRIVIVGDVEPQFNREQLFIKEAVITISRAGGPGRYDARYERESIDYPYHYVRWTEGRNLAAYIRLLERKAIDVSDFVQLEIPFENSAGVYDILESSEALTAIIEYSGGN from the coding sequence GTGAGAAGAGTGAAAGCTTTACAAGCACATGAGGGTGTCGTGAAAATAGCCGAAATCGCTCAACCTGAGCTTTTTGAAACAGGGGTATTAGTAGAGACCTATTATACTGCTGTTTCACCAGGGACTGAACGGTTATTAATTGAAGGTAGTAAACAAGGTGTACGACAGCTTGGATATAGCGCTGTTGGTAAAGTGAAGGAAATTGGACAAAGTGTTACAACTGTTCAAGTTGGTGATATCGTTGCCTGCTACGGCGCACCTTATGTTGGACATATGGAGCGGCTTGTTGTACCGGAAATATTAGTAGCGAAATGTTCTGCAGAAGTATTGCCCAAACATGCGGCATTCGCAGCACACGGCACTATTGCCATTCATGCTATACGTCAAGGACAGCTGCAGTTCGGTGAAACAGTTGTAGTGATCGGGTTAGGTGTACTTGGCCAAATGATTGCAAAGATTTGTGCAGCAGCAAGTTATGACGTCATCTGCTATGAACCTAATGTAAAAAGAGCTGAAATGCTGAAAGGTACACCGGGCGTTGAAGTTTTTTCGGATTTAAAAGAAATGGAACAGCATATTTTGGATTATACGAAAGGGCATGGTGTAGATGCTGTTCTCTTATGTGCTGGAGGCAAACATTCTGAAACAACTCCCCGTAGCCTTGAGTGGGTTCGTAAGCAAGGAAGAATCGTTATTGTCGGGGATGTAGAACCACAATTTAATCGAGAACAATTGTTTATAAAGGAAGCGGTCATTACGATTTCAAGAGCAGGCGGACCAGGTCGCTATGATGCTCGCTATGAAAGAGAATCGATTGACTATCCGTATCATTATGTTCGTTGGACGGAAGGACGCAATCTGGCAGCCTATATTCGTTTATTGGAACGAAAGGCGATAGATGTTTCTGACTTTGTGCAACTGGAAATTCCTTTTGAAAATTCAGCCGGTGTGTATGACATATTAGAAAGCAGTGAGGCATTGACCGCCATCATTGAATATTCGGGAGGGAATTAA
- a CDS encoding dihydrodipicolinate synthase family protein — protein MNEAVKKALFDGAFIPAHPLALNEDKSLDEVSQRALTKYYIDAGVGGLAVGVHTTQFEIRDSRFNLYERVLSIAIDEMKKANVPESFIKIGGVCGPVEQAKNEATILKTLGYDLALLSMGGLQHLSEAQLLERTREVAKLIPVVGFYLQPSVGGRVFTYQFWHELANIENVYAIKMAPFNRYQTLDVVRAVCNSDRRDEIALYTGNDDNIVIDLLTEYAFTINGETVKKKVVGGLLGHWSVWAKTAVQYFEEIKAARDKAQIDASWLSRAIEVTDTNAAFFDPAHSFKGSIAGINEVLTRQGLLKGNWCLADHEVLSEGQADEITRVYKMYPHLNDDAFVKQNLAKWKSGEKSESFTST, from the coding sequence ATGAATGAAGCGGTAAAAAAAGCATTGTTTGACGGTGCATTTATTCCGGCACATCCATTAGCGTTAAACGAAGACAAATCATTGGATGAAGTAAGTCAGCGTGCCTTGACGAAGTATTATATTGACGCGGGTGTCGGGGGCTTGGCAGTTGGTGTTCATACGACACAATTTGAAATTCGTGATTCCCGATTCAACCTGTATGAGCGTGTTCTTTCAATTGCAATAGATGAGATGAAGAAAGCGAATGTACCGGAATCCTTCATTAAAATAGGTGGTGTTTGCGGTCCGGTAGAGCAGGCGAAAAATGAAGCGACAATTTTAAAAACGCTCGGATATGATTTAGCTTTACTAAGTATGGGAGGACTCCAGCATTTATCAGAAGCCCAGTTATTGGAGCGTACGAGAGAAGTAGCCAAACTCATTCCTGTAGTTGGTTTCTATTTACAGCCATCAGTAGGCGGTCGTGTATTCACTTATCAGTTTTGGCATGAACTTGCCAATATAGAAAATGTATATGCGATCAAAATGGCGCCATTTAACCGCTATCAAACATTAGATGTCGTTCGGGCGGTATGCAATAGCGACCGTCGGGATGAAATCGCTCTTTATACAGGAAATGACGATAATATTGTCATTGATCTATTAACCGAATATGCATTTACAATCAATGGCGAAACCGTAAAAAAGAAAGTAGTTGGCGGACTGTTAGGGCATTGGTCAGTATGGGCGAAAACTGCCGTTCAATATTTTGAAGAGATCAAGGCAGCTAGAGATAAAGCACAAATTGATGCAAGCTGGTTATCAAGAGCCATCGAAGTGACAGATACGAATGCTGCTTTCTTCGACCCGGCACATTCCTTTAAAGGAAGTATTGCAGGAATCAACGAAGTATTGACGAGACAAGGATTGTTAAAAGGAAACTGGTGTCTGGCAGACCATGAAGTATTAAGTGAAGGTCAAGCCGATGAAATAACTCGTGTTTATAAAATGTATCCGCATTTAAATGATGATGCATTTGTTAAACAAAATTTAGCAAAGTGGAAATCAGGTGAGAAGAGTGAAAGCTTTACAAGCACATGA
- a CDS encoding NAD-dependent epimerase/dehydratase family protein translates to MQTVQQLEEFMTKPSAALVEDIKKIDGDILILGIAGKMGPTLAKVAKRAAEEAGIEKRIIGVARFSNKEMKEELEAAGIETITCDLMDEEQLAQLPDIPNIIFMAGNKFGTVNNEHFTWAMNTYVPGRVADKFKNSNIVVFSSGNIYPFTPVTAGNCGEDVTPVPVGEYAMSTLGRERIFTNFSNRFQTKMLMFRLNYAIDLRYGVLLEVAKSVYNNEPVDVTMGSVNVIWQGDANEYAIRSLLHCDSPVKILNVTGPETLSVRWLAKEFARRFNKEAIIIGVEQETALLNTAAHAHKLFGYPRVSIEQMLDMVANWVELDGATLNKPTHFQERKGAF, encoded by the coding sequence ATGCAAACGGTACAACAATTAGAAGAATTTATGACAAAACCTTCCGCAGCATTAGTAGAGGATATAAAAAAAATTGATGGTGATATTTTAATTTTAGGAATTGCAGGAAAGATGGGTCCTACTTTAGCAAAAGTGGCGAAGCGTGCTGCTGAAGAAGCGGGGATCGAGAAACGGATTATCGGTGTGGCCAGATTTTCAAATAAAGAAATGAAAGAAGAGCTGGAAGCAGCAGGGATCGAAACAATTACCTGTGATTTAATGGATGAAGAGCAACTCGCTCAGTTGCCGGATATTCCGAATATCATTTTCATGGCGGGAAATAAATTCGGTACAGTTAATAACGAACACTTCACATGGGCGATGAATACATACGTACCAGGTCGTGTGGCAGACAAATTTAAAAACTCAAATATCGTCGTATTTTCTTCAGGCAATATTTATCCATTTACACCTGTAACAGCGGGCAATTGCGGAGAAGACGTTACACCGGTTCCCGTTGGTGAATATGCAATGTCCACATTAGGAAGAGAACGTATTTTTACGAATTTCTCCAATCGCTTTCAAACAAAAATGCTTATGTTCCGGTTAAATTATGCGATTGATTTACGATATGGGGTTTTATTGGAAGTTGCAAAATCAGTCTACAATAATGAGCCTGTTGATGTCACGATGGGCAGTGTCAATGTCATCTGGCAAGGGGATGCAAATGAATACGCGATTCGCTCGCTATTACATTGCGATTCACCTGTGAAAATTCTGAACGTAACAGGGCCGGAAACTTTGTCTGTTCGCTGGCTGGCGAAGGAGTTTGCAAGACGCTTTAATAAGGAAGCTATAATTATAGGGGTCGAACAGGAAACAGCATTATTAAATACAGCGGCCCATGCCCATAAATTATTTGGCTATCCCCGTGTATCCATTGAGCAAATGCTCGATATGGTTGCAAATTGGGTGGAATTAGATGGTGCCACATTAAATAAACCAACGCATTTCCAAGAGCGAAAAGGGGCGTTTTAA
- a CDS encoding transcriptional regulator, translated as MNKALPYTSQSLVGIIVPEILQDTIKEALRGFPNIQPHYFLTQDFIMTDELQRFIYEYEMLVAADPYIFQQLKFYDSSLQLYQINSRALQLYELLLTHKIQNEQKYYCFDLLQQSTILSITHQLHHKIDYVFSEGESVDVILENHIKHSEQGYFPVTTIASVYESLSEHNIECRYLIPTKQELIVAFERILLASKGRQNKESQIVYGLIQFESIAKQEQSKVEQILQQFTQQMDGHLIMLNPLQYSFITTRGQFERETLGYKHLPLLSRFKEELKINCTIGVGFGINANDSGRHAKQALYQANENGPNLCYIVREDNSVIGPIDTTVFINYEQYPLVITDLKLLERAEKAGMSASYISKLMGRIMKHQKFIYTAEELAQTLNITLRSANRILLKWLDAGLVDIIGEEKVAHRGRPKRIYYIQFLEDIKNQ; from the coding sequence ATGAATAAGGCACTTCCGTATACCTCACAAAGTTTAGTAGGGATTATTGTTCCTGAAATTTTGCAGGATACAATTAAAGAAGCTTTACGTGGATTCCCTAATATCCAACCACATTATTTTTTAACACAAGACTTTATAATGACGGACGAGTTACAGCGATTTATATATGAATATGAAATGCTTGTCGCTGCAGATCCATATATTTTCCAGCAATTAAAATTCTATGATTCATCTTTGCAGCTTTATCAGATTAATAGTAGAGCGCTTCAGCTATACGAATTGCTATTAACCCATAAAATACAAAATGAACAGAAGTATTATTGTTTTGACTTGTTGCAACAAAGCACCATTTTGTCGATTACACATCAGTTACATCATAAAATCGACTATGTGTTTTCTGAAGGCGAATCGGTTGATGTCATATTGGAAAATCATATAAAACATTCTGAACAAGGCTATTTCCCGGTTACTACAATTGCCTCTGTGTATGAATCATTAAGTGAACATAATATCGAATGTCGCTACTTAATTCCGACAAAGCAGGAATTGATTGTTGCTTTTGAACGGATATTATTGGCTTCTAAAGGGCGACAAAACAAAGAAAGCCAAATTGTGTACGGTTTGATTCAATTTGAATCGATCGCTAAACAAGAACAATCGAAAGTGGAACAAATACTTCAGCAGTTCACACAACAAATGGATGGTCATTTAATCATGTTGAATCCATTACAATACAGTTTTATTACGACCCGTGGACAATTTGAGCGCGAAACATTAGGGTACAAACATTTGCCGCTTCTTTCCCGCTTTAAAGAAGAGCTGAAAATTAATTGCACAATCGGTGTCGGCTTTGGAATCAATGCAAATGATTCAGGGCGTCATGCCAAACAAGCACTCTACCAGGCAAATGAAAACGGACCAAACCTTTGTTATATCGTGCGTGAAGATAATAGTGTAATCGGTCCAATCGATACGACCGTTTTTATTAACTATGAACAGTACCCGTTAGTCATAACAGATCTAAAGTTATTGGAACGGGCGGAAAAAGCCGGTATGTCTGCTTCCTATATTTCCAAATTAATGGGTCGTATTATGAAGCATCAAAAGTTTATTTATACGGCCGAAGAACTTGCTCAAACATTGAACATTACGTTACGAAGCGCAAATCGGATACTGCTAAAATGGCTGGATGCGGGACTTGTTGATATTATCGGCGAGGAAAAGGTAGCTCACCGCGGACGTCCTAAACGCATCTATTATATTCAGTTTTTAGAAGATATAAAGAATCAGTAA
- a CDS encoding Gfo/Idh/MocA family protein, which yields MKVGMIGTDSTHAIAFSERLQKKGHELFAYRGGSTIELSRKRIERVSAELSRRGIPFITTLQEMADICDAFIITSVDASQHFEQFAVLAASEKPIFIDKPLAQNYEQASSIIELANEKGIPLMSCSALRFAEEIQQAKSKKSIEAVDIITPLPMLQEFDYYYYGIHAVEMISALKGTSVKDVAVTFNDQQHFITLTFQDGTVSSIRGYLQHRQSFQFVTHTQQQSEWFEIAEGDVRFYDRLIDAMEQFFIEKKSPINQTDTLQIIKLLDQVKYITSTTY from the coding sequence ATGAAAGTAGGTATGATCGGAACTGATTCAACCCATGCAATCGCATTCAGTGAAAGGCTACAGAAAAAAGGTCATGAGCTATTCGCATATCGGGGTGGATCTACAATTGAGTTAAGCAGAAAACGAATTGAACGAGTTTCAGCAGAGTTGAGTAGAAGAGGAATTCCTTTTATTACAACACTACAGGAAATGGCAGATATTTGTGATGCGTTTATCATTACATCGGTTGATGCCTCACAACATTTCGAGCAATTTGCAGTGTTGGCTGCTTCTGAAAAACCTATTTTTATCGATAAACCATTGGCACAAAATTATGAGCAGGCGAGTTCTATTATAGAACTTGCCAATGAAAAGGGAATTCCTTTGATGAGCTGCTCGGCTTTACGCTTTGCTGAAGAAATTCAACAGGCAAAATCTAAAAAAAGCATCGAGGCAGTGGATATCATAACTCCATTGCCGATGCTGCAGGAATTTGACTATTACTATTATGGTATACATGCAGTAGAGATGATCAGTGCGTTAAAAGGTACCTCTGTCAAAGACGTAGCTGTTACCTTTAATGATCAGCAACACTTTATCACATTAACATTTCAAGATGGGACTGTCTCTTCAATTAGAGGGTACTTACAGCATCGTCAAAGTTTTCAATTTGTAACACATACTCAGCAGCAAAGTGAATGGTTTGAAATTGCTGAAGGAGATGTCCGATTTTATGACCGCCTGATTGATGCAATGGAGCAGTTTTTTATAGAGAAAAAAAGTCCCATTAATCAAACAGACACACTGCAAATAATTAAACTATTAGATCAAGTAAAGTATATTACCAGCACAACTTACTGA
- a CDS encoding carbohydrate ABC transporter permease gives MKKVISYAALAILAIIFIMPFIIMVFGSLKEVKQAQIDPLFWLPTNPSIQNYITIFTNGIFIRWIWNSIVITVIPVITQMLFAALLGYIFAKKQFWGKEAIFWIFMAVIMIPQQLFIIPKYIMFADFGWINTYWALIVPELWAIMGVFLVRQFLQGIPKDLEEAAYIDGANDWQIFFKIILPLSFPVIATVGTFAFISNWNDLFQPLIYLTNEKMFPVTVGLASMLGKEGNFGVEMAGATISFIPTFLIFIFFQRYFTEGITMSGIK, from the coding sequence ATGAAAAAAGTAATCTCTTATGCAGCATTAGCAATATTAGCAATCATTTTTATAATGCCATTCATCATCATGGTGTTCGGCTCATTAAAAGAAGTGAAACAGGCACAAATTGATCCGCTGTTTTGGCTGCCGACCAATCCATCAATCCAAAACTATATAACAATTTTTACGAATGGGATTTTTATACGATGGATCTGGAACTCTATCGTTATAACTGTCATTCCTGTTATTACTCAAATGCTTTTTGCGGCATTGCTCGGGTATATATTTGCGAAAAAGCAATTTTGGGGTAAAGAGGCAATCTTCTGGATTTTCATGGCAGTCATCATGATTCCTCAACAGTTATTTATTATTCCCAAATATATTATGTTCGCCGATTTTGGATGGATTAATACATATTGGGCATTGATAGTACCTGAATTATGGGCAATCATGGGTGTATTTTTAGTACGACAATTTTTACAGGGGATACCGAAAGATTTGGAAGAGGCTGCCTATATTGACGGGGCGAACGACTGGCAAATTTTCTTCAAGATTATTTTGCCGCTATCATTCCCGGTAATTGCGACAGTAGGGACTTTTGCTTTTATTTCAAACTGGAATGACTTATTTCAGCCGTTAATTTATTTAACAAATGAAAAGATGTTCCCTGTAACAGTTGGTCTTGCCTCGATGCTCGGTAAAGAAGGGAACTTCGGTGTCGAAATGGCAGGTGCAACAATTTCATTCATACCGACATTTTTAATATTTATTTTCTTCCAACGTTATTTTACAGAAGGAATTACAATGTCAGGTATTAAGTAG
- a CDS encoding carbohydrate ABC transporter permease: MTSTTSKRSFSARIKRELNKNLLVYVVLVPVIIHFLIFQIYPFALSFYLTFHDWKIIGDPEFVGLKHWKSLFDDEIAWKAIWNTVKFSIYYIVPTMALGLILAVIINSGVKFSGFFKGLFFLPVVTSFVIIAGIWGWLFRGTEDGFINYLIGFVGINPQLFLSSSSQALLVLAGLSIFKVAGTTMIYYYAGLQSIDRQLYEAARIDGASPWKIFWKVTFPMLKPIHFYVAITTTIGSFQIFDSAFLLTNGGPNYSTTTIVYYLYHQGFTSLNLSYAAVLSYVLFFIILIISLIQRKYIGKDPNYY; this comes from the coding sequence GTGACCTCTACAACTTCTAAACGATCATTTAGTGCACGGATTAAGAGGGAGTTAAACAAAAATTTATTAGTCTATGTCGTACTCGTTCCAGTAATAATTCATTTTCTTATTTTTCAAATATATCCATTTGCTTTAAGTTTTTATTTAACGTTTCATGACTGGAAAATTATTGGGGACCCTGAGTTTGTTGGGTTAAAACATTGGAAAAGTTTATTTGATGATGAAATCGCTTGGAAAGCAATATGGAATACAGTTAAGTTTTCCATCTATTATATAGTTCCGACAATGGCGCTTGGCCTAATTTTAGCAGTGATTATTAATTCGGGAGTTAAATTTTCAGGGTTTTTTAAAGGATTGTTTTTCTTACCTGTTGTTACATCATTCGTAATTATCGCAGGTATTTGGGGATGGTTGTTCCGCGGTACAGAAGATGGTTTTATAAACTATTTAATCGGTTTTGTCGGAATTAACCCGCAGCTGTTTTTATCCAGTTCATCACAGGCGCTTCTTGTCTTGGCAGGATTAAGTATTTTTAAAGTAGCGGGTACGACGATGATCTACTATTATGCGGGATTACAATCGATCGACCGTCAATTGTATGAAGCGGCTCGTATTGATGGTGCAAGTCCGTGGAAGATTTTCTGGAAAGTTACATTCCCGATGTTAAAGCCTATTCACTTTTACGTGGCGATTACAACAACGATTGGTTCATTCCAAATTTTCGACTCGGCGTTCTTGTTAACGAATGGGGGGCCAAACTACTCAACAACGACAATCGTGTATTACTTATATCATCAAGGGTTTACAAGTCTGAATTTAAGCTATGCAGCAGTCTTATCGTATGTGTTATTCTTTATCATTCTAATTATCTCGTTAATACAACGTAAATATATCGGGAAAGATCCAAATTATTATTAA
- a CDS encoding sugar ABC transporter substrate-binding protein — protein sequence MSNTIFKKLGLLFLVLVLSVVMAACSEDETASTDANTDTDNGSANTDTEESSGLSGEITVWAHPYTDGSTGEGDMWKTFASDFEAETGVKVNFEQIPWANRDQKILTALAAGQGPDVFYVIPDQMPQYAEQQLILDISQYVTDEELSGFVPTAIEATSWKGKQYGMPILQTAESLIYNKDILTELGVDENSLPTTWDEFKALAEKAKAAGYYAFSYAGGGSLNNTLYPFLWQAGGNVIDEDNNILINKPEAVKSFELINEMYTKGWIPQDSITALDHDSLYFGGKLLAVNGSGISVNRLLAEKPFEFVIAPPLKDAEQLTYGTVGMFVGSAISKNPEAAAEFMKYVTNTDNQRTFNNITQYIPTRDEAKDIFDSQQYMAQLAGYTEFAKPGVIHPEGRNIMPLVQAEIQAMLEGKQSPQEAADKAADAIDKLINK from the coding sequence ATGAGTAATACAATTTTTAAAAAGTTGGGACTGTTATTTTTAGTATTAGTGCTTTCTGTTGTAATGGCTGCATGCAGCGAAGATGAAACGGCTTCAACAGATGCAAATACAGATACGGATAATGGAAGCGCTAACACAGATACAGAAGAGTCTTCAGGATTATCAGGTGAAATCACAGTTTGGGCACACCCTTATACAGATGGCTCAACAGGTGAAGGGGATATGTGGAAAACATTTGCATCGGATTTTGAAGCTGAAACAGGGGTTAAAGTAAACTTCGAGCAAATTCCATGGGCAAATCGTGACCAAAAAATCTTAACGGCTTTAGCGGCAGGTCAAGGTCCGGACGTATTCTATGTAATTCCTGACCAAATGCCACAATACGCTGAACAACAATTAATTTTAGATATATCGCAATATGTTACAGATGAAGAATTAAGCGGTTTTGTACCAACTGCTATTGAAGCAACAAGTTGGAAAGGCAAACAGTACGGGATGCCAATTTTACAAACAGCGGAGTCTTTAATTTATAACAAAGATATTTTAACGGAATTAGGCGTTGATGAAAACAGCCTTCCGACAACATGGGATGAGTTTAAAGCTTTAGCTGAAAAAGCAAAAGCAGCTGGTTACTATGCATTCTCATATGCAGGTGGCGGTTCTTTAAATAACACGCTTTATCCATTTTTATGGCAAGCTGGCGGTAATGTAATTGATGAAGATAACAACATCTTAATTAACAAGCCAGAAGCGGTTAAGTCATTTGAATTAATTAACGAAATGTATACAAAGGGCTGGATTCCACAAGATTCAATTACAGCGCTTGATCATGACTCACTATACTTCGGCGGGAAATTATTAGCTGTAAATGGTTCTGGTATTTCGGTAAACCGCTTATTAGCTGAGAAGCCATTTGAGTTTGTTATTGCTCCACCATTAAAAGATGCAGAGCAATTAACTTATGGTACTGTTGGGATGTTTGTAGGTTCTGCGATTTCTAAAAATCCTGAAGCTGCAGCAGAGTTCATGAAGTATGTTACAAACACAGATAACCAACGTACATTCAATAATATTACACAATATATCCCGACACGTGATGAAGCGAAGGATATTTTCGATTCACAACAATACATGGCTCAATTAGCAGGCTACACAGAATTTGCGAAGCCAGGTGTGATTCACCCAGAAGGGCGTAATATTATGCCTTTAGTTCAAGCAGAAATTCAAGCAATGTTAGAAGGCAAACAATCTCCTCAGGAAGCTGCAGATAAGGCGGCAGACGCAATTGATAAGTTAATTAACAAATAA
- a CDS encoding YesL family protein, with product MTFWDGFYSFGVKLLKIIYLNFLWLFFSAIGLFVFGIFPATIALFTIIRQFHLDIEKPITRTFWEVYKTEWLRGNGYAAISYIIVLILAIDFYAIYMVDSLSFLLIPTIIIAFLIFGTLFFFFPVYVHFDLAFLAMIKQAFLFTVTSPFTVILNALSIVLIYGIFNIMPGAIPLFAGSVLSWFVMKFSLRSFKKIEQQKVTEAVT from the coding sequence ATGACATTTTGGGACGGGTTTTACAGTTTTGGTGTAAAGCTATTAAAAATTATTTACTTGAATTTTCTATGGTTGTTTTTTTCTGCGATTGGACTTTTTGTTTTCGGTATATTTCCGGCGACAATTGCTTTGTTTACAATAATAAGACAATTTCATCTTGATATTGAGAAGCCGATTACGAGGACATTTTGGGAAGTCTATAAAACCGAGTGGCTTAGAGGAAATGGGTATGCCGCAATTAGTTATATTATTGTATTGATTTTAGCTATCGACTTTTATGCGATATATATGGTGGATTCTTTATCCTTCCTTCTCATACCAACTATTATCATTGCCTTTTTAATTTTCGGAACTTTGTTTTTCTTCTTTCCAGTGTATGTCCATTTTGATTTAGCCTTTTTGGCAATGATCAAACAAGCATTTTTATTTACGGTTACTTCACCTTTCACGGTCATTTTAAATGCGTTAAGTATCGTATTGATCTATGGCATTTTCAATATTATGCCGGGTGCAATTCCTTTATTTGCCGGGAGTGTGCTTAGTTGGTTCGTTATGAAATTCTCTCTGCGTTCCTTTAAGAAAATTGAACAGCAAAAAGTAACGGAGGCTGTAACATGA